A window of Pirellula sp. SH-Sr6A contains these coding sequences:
- a CDS encoding GxxExxY protein → METDLLFQDESYVIRGAAFEVYREMGCGFLEAVYQECLQKEFTKQSVPFVPNPTLELFYKHEKLEQIYRPDFICYGKIIVELKAAKELSDEHRAQLHNYLKATRLRLGFLINFGHYPKATIERIVR, encoded by the coding sequence ATGGAAACCGATTTATTATTCCAAGACGAAAGTTATGTGATCCGAGGGGCTGCGTTCGAAGTGTATCGCGAAATGGGCTGTGGTTTCCTGGAGGCCGTCTATCAAGAGTGTTTGCAAAAGGAGTTCACCAAACAGTCCGTTCCGTTTGTCCCAAATCCAACCTTAGAATTGTTTTACAAGCACGAAAAGCTTGAACAAATCTACCGACCTGATTTCATCTGCTACGGCAAGATCATCGTGGAACTGAAAGCGGCAAAAGAGCTCTCGGACGAACATCGTGCCCAATTACACAATTACTTGAAAGCGACTAGGCTTCGGCTCGGCTTTCTCATCAACTTCGGCCATTACCCCAAAGCAACCATCGAAAGAATTGTAAGATGA
- a CDS encoding enoyl-ACP reductase, protein MDFLALSHKRVVVFGVANRKSVAYAIAKTLEENGALVEYVVRSEKRREELGKLLSGRTIHCCDVEHPEQIDSLAQQLAKNAQPISGVVHSIAFADYSDGIKPFHETTRKQFLQAIDISCFSLIAICNALKPLLAEDASVVTISISTTRMASESYGFMAPVKAALDSSLAFLAKSFSRFSRVRFNAVGAGLLKTSASAGIPGYVDAYLFAEKAIPRGEGLTTQEAANTAIFLLSPRSSGIQAQTVIVDAGMSTNYFDRQIIERVAGQ, encoded by the coding sequence ATGGACTTTTTGGCGCTTTCCCATAAACGAGTCGTTGTCTTCGGTGTTGCAAACCGCAAAAGCGTGGCGTACGCGATCGCCAAAACACTCGAGGAAAACGGAGCCTTGGTGGAATATGTTGTCCGAAGCGAAAAACGTCGCGAAGAGCTCGGCAAGCTGCTATCGGGTCGAACGATTCACTGCTGTGACGTCGAACATCCTGAACAAATCGATTCGCTAGCCCAACAGCTGGCGAAGAACGCACAACCCATTTCCGGCGTCGTTCACTCGATCGCCTTCGCGGACTACAGCGACGGAATCAAACCATTTCACGAAACCACTCGCAAACAGTTCCTGCAAGCGATTGATATCTCGTGCTTCTCCTTGATCGCGATCTGCAATGCCCTTAAGCCGTTGCTCGCTGAGGATGCATCGGTCGTCACCATCAGCATTTCGACAACGCGGATGGCGAGTGAGAGCTACGGCTTCATGGCACCGGTCAAAGCAGCGCTGGACTCGTCGCTGGCGTTTCTAGCGAAGTCCTTCAGTCGCTTCTCGCGTGTGCGATTCAATGCTGTCGGGGCCGGTCTGCTGAAGACAAGCGCCTCGGCAGGGATTCCAGGCTACGTCGACGCCTATCTGTTCGCCGAGAAGGCGATCCCGAGAGGCGAAGGCCTCACGACCCAAGAAGCGGCCAACACCGCAATCTTTCTACTCAGTCCCCGTTCGTCCGGCATCCAAGCGCAAACGGTGATCGTCGATGCGGGAATGTCTACGAACTATTTCGATCGGCAAATCATCGAAAGAGTAGCGGGGCAGTAG
- a CDS encoding TIGR03643 family protein encodes MHKRNSREFTREEIDRVIEMAWEDRTSFDAIQDQFGLTQGDVIALMRSELKPTSFRLWRRRVAGRQTKHVEKRGFLVGRFRCPDRPGSR; translated from the coding sequence GTGCACAAGCGAAACAGCAGGGAATTCACCCGGGAAGAAATCGACCGCGTGATCGAGATGGCGTGGGAGGATCGCACCTCGTTTGACGCGATCCAAGATCAGTTTGGTCTCACCCAGGGGGATGTCATCGCGTTGATGCGATCGGAGTTAAAGCCTACCTCGTTCCGTTTGTGGAGAAGACGGGTGGCAGGTAGGCAGACCAAGCATGTTGAGAAGCGCGGATTCTTAGTCGGGCGATTCCGTTGTCCGGATCGCCCGGGTTCGCGGTGA
- a CDS encoding Na+/H+ antiporter — MLATVTPLFEISTVLMLLCLVTLLAFATRKWLVPYPTILVVVGALLALVPGLPDIQLTPDVVFLIFLPPLLYSAAWQTNFQEFYHHIRPIAFLAFGLVVATTIVVGSVCKWMVPEMSWPVAFALGAIISPPDAVAAMAVTNKLRVPKRIIVILEGESLLNDASGLVAYRVALAVAAGEVFSWSGTLMSFLWVASGGLLLGAVVGWLAIRVHERLDEPVVETVFTLLTPYAAYIAAEAFHLSGVMACVCSGLLVRAFGAELFSAATRLHASAVWESVVFVLTGLTFIFIGLGLRGVLVSIADESLLVQSLSLSGAVLGVTILVRMACVLPLAWMPAFILQGRREWEPLPWRFLLLIGWTGMRGVVSLAAVLALPADFPHRNLIFVTVIGVIFGTLIIQGISLPFVVRWLRLPKEGRPAPDQEVDARLLLLAEANLFLNARRESGGAESEIDYLQNHFQTQADAWLSRLAFNTADGLIENQSRRCQATYLHVLRKQRKRLHQLAKDSIVDERVVQKIERELDMEETRLTSVTGSAHE; from the coding sequence TTGCTAGCAACGGTCACTCCCCTTTTTGAGATCTCGACGGTCTTGATGCTGCTTTGCCTGGTGACGCTTTTAGCTTTCGCGACTCGAAAATGGTTGGTTCCCTATCCCACCATTCTTGTCGTGGTTGGGGCGCTTCTCGCGTTGGTTCCAGGATTGCCCGATATTCAGCTAACTCCGGATGTCGTGTTCCTGATCTTCCTCCCACCCCTTCTCTACTCGGCGGCTTGGCAAACCAACTTCCAAGAGTTCTACCACCATATTCGACCGATCGCTTTTCTCGCGTTCGGACTGGTCGTCGCCACCACCATCGTCGTGGGATCCGTCTGCAAGTGGATGGTTCCGGAGATGTCCTGGCCTGTCGCGTTCGCTCTCGGTGCGATCATTTCTCCTCCCGATGCGGTCGCTGCGATGGCGGTGACGAACAAGCTTCGAGTCCCCAAGCGAATCATCGTGATTTTGGAAGGGGAGAGTCTGCTCAACGATGCCTCGGGGTTGGTAGCCTACCGCGTCGCGCTCGCGGTCGCGGCCGGGGAGGTTTTTTCATGGTCAGGGACACTGATGAGTTTCCTCTGGGTCGCGTCGGGAGGGCTGTTGCTGGGGGCGGTGGTAGGCTGGTTGGCAATCCGGGTGCATGAACGATTGGATGAACCGGTGGTCGAAACTGTCTTCACTCTGCTCACTCCCTATGCCGCGTATATCGCTGCGGAAGCATTCCATCTGTCCGGCGTGATGGCTTGCGTTTGCTCCGGATTGCTGGTGAGGGCATTCGGTGCGGAGCTTTTCTCGGCAGCAACTCGACTGCATGCTTCCGCTGTGTGGGAGAGCGTGGTCTTCGTTCTGACAGGTTTGACGTTCATCTTCATCGGGCTCGGGCTTCGGGGCGTTCTGGTGTCGATCGCCGATGAATCTCTTCTCGTGCAATCGCTCTCATTGAGCGGAGCGGTCCTCGGGGTGACCATTCTGGTGCGGATGGCTTGCGTCCTCCCTTTGGCTTGGATGCCCGCCTTCATCCTTCAGGGCAGAAGAGAGTGGGAGCCGCTTCCGTGGCGTTTCCTTTTGCTCATCGGTTGGACGGGGATGCGAGGAGTCGTCTCCCTCGCGGCGGTCCTCGCTTTGCCAGCCGATTTTCCTCACCGCAATTTGATTTTTGTCACGGTCATCGGTGTGATCTTCGGCACGTTGATCATTCAAGGAATATCGCTCCCGTTTGTTGTGCGATGGCTCCGACTGCCCAAAGAGGGACGCCCGGCCCCGGATCAAGAAGTGGATGCGAGACTACTGCTGCTCGCCGAAGCGAATCTGTTCCTGAACGCACGACGGGAGTCAGGGGGGGCCGAGTCCGAAATCGATTACCTCCAAAACCATTTTCAGACCCAAGCCGACGCATGGCTTTCTCGACTCGCATTCAACACCGCTGATGGTCTGATTGAAAACCAATCCCGCCGCTGCCAAGCTACCTATCTGCACGTCCTGCGCAAACAACGAAAGCGACTCCATCAATTAGCAAAGGATTCGATTGTCGATGAACGGGTTGTGCAAAAGATCGAACGGGAACTCGATATGGAAGAAACGAGGCTAACCTCGGTGACCGGATCCGCGCACGAGTGA